A region from the Pararge aegeria chromosome Z, ilParAegt1.1, whole genome shotgun sequence genome encodes:
- the LOC120636301 gene encoding uncharacterized protein LOC120636301: protein MEGVCDSDALISAIKTQELIWNYKLKEHSDKIKKNNAWAIICAQVIENFDEKPVEEKNQIAMLIQKKWKTLRDGYTRYAKKIKPKSGSAALNIRPYAYYQQMSFLKAIIEDRPDKTNSLQESEHTEITSGETENGQNKIPRERNKRKLTTKITDENVLIEKLSKRLDEKTQNSRIDNEDEDKLFLLSLVGEFKKINEHYKLDAKTEILNVVKYFKGMTNHTYPSSYGDRGYSSFNDYRGPWGYNTGPSTSTSVPGPSRSATGPSTSMADDQNSQFEDLSSCSVMSDDVISNIFNE from the exons ATGGAGGGCGTGTGCGATAGTGATGCCCTTATTAGCGCAATTAAAACGCAAGAACTTATTTGGAACTATAAACTTAAGGAACACAGcgacaaaataaagaagaacaatGCATGGGCAATTATTTGTGCCCAAGTAATTGAGAACTTTGATGAAAAACcagttgaagaaaaaaatcaaatcg ccatgttaatacagaaaaaatggaaaacatTAAGAGATGGATACACCAGAtatgctaaaaaaattaaaccaaagagTGGTTCAGCAGCCCTCAACATTCGGCCATATGCATATTATCAGCAGATGTCTTTTTTAAAGGCAATAATAGAAGATAGACCCGacaaaacaaatagtttacAAGAGAGTGAGCACACTGAAATTACGTCCGGAGAAACCGAAAatggtcaaaataaaatacccagagaaagaaacaaaagaaaattaactaCTAAAATCACAGATGAGAACgtcttaattgaaaaattatccaAACGTTTAGATGAAAAAACGCAGAATTCGCGcattgataatgaagatgaagataaattgtttttactatcattagttggcgaattcaaaaaaattaatgagcATTATAAATTAGATGCTAAGACCGAAATACTTAACGTAGTGAAATACTTTAAAGGGATGACAAATCACACATATCCTTCGAGTTATGGTGACAGGGGATATTCATCGTTTAATGATTATCGTGGACCATGGGGTTATAATACTGGCCCCTCTACCTCTACATCAGTGCCTGGTCCCTCTAGATCAGCAACCGGCCCCTCTACATCAATGGCTGATGACCAAAATTCTCAATTTGAAGACCTTTCATCATGTTCTGTAATGTCCGATGAtgtaatttccaatatttttaatgaataa
- the LOC120636300 gene encoding protein ALP1-like yields the protein MDSDEEALLLLLLLRRRRRRRRQKRKFWVHPILQLREQRGQFHHLFMELRSDEEKFFNYFRMSKSSFDELYNILKSHIKREDTIMRRSIEPEERLAVTLRYLATGCTFMDLQYSFRIASTTIGKIVRDVCRNIWIHMKDMCMEQLTKDKWKDIINGFKKNAQFPNCLGAVDGKHIRIIQPAQSGSSYYNYKNYFSIILLAVCDSNHMFTFVDIGSYGRHADSTIFEESCLYKMLQEKKLNIPPPSAISQNGPLLPNVFIGDEAFSLQENLMRPYGGKNLPEKKKIFNYRLSRARRYIECTFGILANKWRIFHRPLNVNVDFAVDIVKSSCVLHNYVKQRDGNKFEDTFEGLPYSIIHSTQQVRPGGPMLTTIREEFANYFVSEEGKLDWQWNMI from the exons ATGGATTCTGACGAGGAAGCACTGCTTTTGCTGCTCCTGCTCAGGCGGAGACGACGGCGGCGACgtcaaaagagaaaattttGGGTTCATCCAATTTTGCAATTAAGAGAACAACGTGGACAATTCCATCATTTGTTTATGGAACTTAGAAGTGATGAAGAAAAATTTTTCAACTATTTTAGAATGTCAAAGTCTTCGTTTGATgaattgtataatatactaaagtctcACATTAAACGGGAAGACACAATTATGAGGAGAAGTATCGAACCTGAAGAAAGACTAGCAGTAACATTgag gtaTTTGGCAACTGGATGTACATTTATGGATTTGCAATATAGTTTTAGAATAGCATCAACAACAATAGGTAAGATAGTGAGGGATGTTTGCAGAAATATATGGATACATATGAAGGATATGTGTATGGAACAACTAACTAAAGATAAATGGAAAGACATAATAAATGGTTTCAAAAAAAATGCTCAGTTTCCGAACTGCCTCGGTGCCGTTGATGGCaaacatattagaataataCAACCCGCGCAAAGTGGATCgtcatattataactataaaaattatttttcgataATACTTCTAGCAGTATGTGATAGTAATCATATGTTCACTTTCGTGGATATAGGCTCATATGGAAGGCACGCTGACTCGACTATTTTCGAAGAGAGTTgtctatataaaatgttacaagaaaaaaagttaaatatacctCCACCTTCTGCAATATCACAAAATGGACCGTTATTACCGAATGTGTTTATTGGGGATGAAGCGTTTAGCTTGCAGGAAAATTTAATGCGTCCATATGGTGGCAAGAATTtaccagagaaaaaaaaaatttttaactatCGGTTATCACGTGCGAGGCGATATATTGAATGCACGTTTGGCATATTAGCTAATAAATGGCGGATCTTTCATAGACCACTCAACGTCAACGTTGATTTCGCAGTGGATATAGTAAAATCATCGTGTGTTCTTCACAACTACGTAAAACAACGAGATGGAAATAAATTTGAGGATACGTTTGAGGGTCTTCCTTATTCTATAATACATTCAACCCAGCAAGTTCGTCCAGGTGGACCTATGTTAACAACAATCCGTGAAGAATTTGCTAATTACTTTGTGAGCGAAGAAGGCAAACTAGATTGGCAATGGAATATGATATAA
- the LOC120636659 gene encoding uncharacterized protein LOC120636659 has translation MRMLRWSAGVTRLDKIKNEYVRGSYGITPIVHKLQGKRLRWYGHVIRRPADHMVRVALDIPTTKRGRGRPPVTWLTTVQNVLKLNDINAETAQNRLEWRKRTRRADPR, from the coding sequence ATGCGCATGTTACGCTGGTCAGCGGGCGTCACCCGCCTCGACAAAATCAAGAACGAGTATGTTAGAGGTAGTTATGGAATCACCCCCATCGTTCATAAATTACAGGGAAAGCGATTGCGCTGGTACGGACACGTTATCAGACGACCCGCAGACCACATGGTACGAGTAGCCCTGGACATACCGACGACGAAGCGTGGACGCGGAAGACCCCCCGTCACCTGGTTAACGACGGTCCAAAATGTCCTGAAGCTAAATGACATTAACGCGGAAACTGCTCAAAACCGTCTTGAATGGAGGAAACGGACAAGGAGAGCCGACCCCAGATGA